One Acidobacteriota bacterium genomic region harbors:
- a CDS encoding alpha-ketoacid dehydrogenase subunit beta, translating into MSVKVMTLVQAVTSALDVKLAEDPSVVIYGEDAGKEGGVFRATEGLQLKYGEARVFDSPLAESGIVGTAVGMAAAGLRPVVEIQFCGFVYPAFNQIVCHVARMRNRTRGRYPMRLVIRYPYGGAIRALEQHSESNEAYFAHTPGLKVVVPSTPYDAKGLLIAAIEDDDPVIFLEPKRIYRAVKQEVPEGRYTLPIGKAKVLSEGKDLTVVTYGANVRECQRALALAKEAGISAELVDLRTVFPLDRETVAASVRKTGRLLSVTEGPVTCGVGAELSALACEEAFYHLEAPPARLAGFDTAPPYARGEHFYFHGPDRIFYEMKKVMES; encoded by the coding sequence ATGAGCGTGAAAGTGATGACCCTGGTCCAGGCCGTGACCTCGGCCCTGGACGTGAAACTGGCGGAGGACCCGTCCGTGGTGATCTACGGCGAGGACGCCGGCAAGGAAGGCGGCGTGTTCCGGGCCACCGAGGGCCTCCAGCTCAAGTACGGCGAGGCCCGCGTCTTCGACAGCCCCCTGGCGGAGTCGGGCATCGTGGGCACCGCCGTGGGCATGGCGGCCGCCGGCCTTCGCCCCGTGGTGGAAATCCAGTTCTGCGGCTTCGTCTACCCCGCCTTCAACCAGATCGTCTGCCACGTGGCCCGCATGCGCAACCGCACCCGGGGGCGCTACCCCATGCGCCTGGTCATCCGCTATCCCTACGGCGGCGCCATCCGGGCCCTGGAGCAGCACTCGGAGAGCAACGAGGCCTACTTCGCCCACACGCCCGGCCTGAAGGTGGTCGTCCCCTCGACGCCTTACGACGCCAAGGGGTTGCTCATCGCCGCCATCGAGGACGACGACCCCGTCATCTTCCTGGAGCCCAAGCGCATCTACCGGGCCGTCAAGCAGGAGGTCCCCGAGGGGCGCTACACCCTCCCCATCGGCAAGGCCAAGGTCCTGTCCGAGGGGAAGGACCTCACCGTGGTGACCTACGGCGCCAACGTCCGGGAGTGCCAGCGGGCCCTGGCGCTGGCGAAGGAGGCCGGGATCTCCGCGGAACTCGTGGACCTGCGCACCGTCTTCCCCCTGGACCGGGAGACCGTGGCGGCCTCCGTCCGCAAGACGGGCCGGCTCCTGTCGGTGACCGAGGGCCCCGTGACCTGCGGGGTGGGCGCCGAGCTGTCCGCCCTGGCCTGCGAGGAGGCCTTCTACCACCTGGAAGCCCCCCCGGCGAGGCTCGCGGGCTTCGACACGGCGCCGCCCTACGCGCGGGGCGAGCACTTCTACTTTCACGGTCCCGACCGGATCTTCTACGAAATGAAAAAGGTCATGGAGAGCTGA
- a CDS encoding NAD(P)/FAD-dependent oxidoreductase — MDYDIIIIGSGPAGYIAAVRAGQLGMRAALVEKGEIGGMCMHWGCVAVKAMMESARYFVRLRVAERFGIRGVRPEACVFDWSAAAARAANIGQRLSSGVRATLDKHKVDVLRGEAALVTPQSVRVDNRIVTAGTLVVATGSRPERRPLPVPEEMVLEIDALWRLEALPTRLAVAGEGPNALEIAQILRMVGKDVTLLVPGPTALPFFDPFFAQYAARLLEQHGIRVVNEARVEGVAEGGLRVSGTVVPADRLVNAHFRKAVLPPCEFPLDTRDGFLVTDDAYRTSQPTVYAVGDVNGRRMLAHAASAQGLHAVGRIAGVREDAKENQVPLCVYTSPEMAQVGQDEPRLQLAGVDYRVDEFPLTANAKALAEGNAEGVIRLLSSRLYGEVLGVQIVAPHATDLISEAAAILAMEGTLYDMVRIVHAHPTVSEVFMDVGFAALDRAVRE; from the coding sequence ATGGATTACGACATCATCATCATCGGATCGGGCCCCGCCGGGTACATCGCCGCCGTCCGGGCCGGGCAGCTCGGGATGCGGGCCGCCCTGGTGGAGAAAGGCGAGATCGGGGGGATGTGCATGCACTGGGGGTGCGTCGCCGTCAAGGCCATGATGGAGAGCGCCCGCTACTTCGTCCGACTGCGGGTGGCGGAGCGCTTCGGCATCCGCGGCGTGCGGCCCGAGGCCTGCGTCTTCGACTGGTCGGCCGCCGCCGCCCGCGCCGCCAACATCGGTCAGCGCCTGTCCTCCGGCGTCCGGGCAACCCTGGACAAACACAAGGTGGACGTCCTCCGCGGCGAGGCGGCCCTCGTGACGCCGCAGTCCGTCCGAGTGGACAACCGGATCGTCACCGCCGGGACCCTGGTGGTGGCCACCGGCTCCCGCCCCGAGCGCCGACCGCTCCCCGTGCCCGAGGAGATGGTCCTCGAGATCGACGCCCTCTGGCGACTGGAGGCGCTCCCCACCCGGCTGGCGGTCGCGGGGGAAGGCCCCAACGCCCTGGAGATCGCCCAGATCCTCCGGATGGTGGGCAAGGATGTCACCCTGCTCGTCCCGGGGCCTACCGCCCTGCCCTTCTTCGACCCCTTCTTCGCGCAATATGCCGCCCGCCTGCTGGAACAGCACGGCATCCGGGTCGTCAACGAGGCCCGGGTGGAAGGCGTCGCGGAGGGGGGGCTACGGGTCAGCGGCACGGTGGTGCCGGCGGACCGGCTGGTCAACGCCCACTTCCGGAAGGCCGTCCTGCCGCCCTGCGAATTCCCCCTGGACACCCGGGACGGTTTCCTCGTCACCGACGACGCCTACCGCACCAGCCAGCCCACGGTCTACGCCGTGGGCGACGTGAACGGCCGGCGGATGCTGGCCCACGCCGCCTCGGCCCAGGGTCTGCACGCCGTGGGCCGGATCGCCGGGGTCCGTGAGGACGCGAAGGAGAACCAGGTGCCCCTGTGCGTCTACACCTCCCCCGAGATGGCCCAGGTGGGGCAGGACGAGCCGAGGCTCCAGCTGGCCGGCGTCGACTACCGGGTGGACGAGTTCCCGCTGACCGCCAACGCCAAGGCCTTGGCCGAGGGCAACGCCGAGGGGGTGATCCGGCTCCTGTCGAGCCGGCTCTACGGGGAGGTCCTGGGGGTCCAGATCGTCGCCCCCCACGCCACGGACCTGATCTCCGAGGCGGCGGCCATCCTGGCCATGGAGGGGACCCTCTACGACATGGTGCGCATCGTCCACGCGCATCCCACGGTCTCGGAGGTCTTCATGGACGTGGGCTTCGCCGCCCTCGACCGCGCCGTGCGGGAATAA
- the pdhA gene encoding pyruvate dehydrogenase (acetyl-transferring) E1 component subunit alpha gives MDILETFNPLSDRMFRILDDEGRIASTDADPGLPPEARAAALEKMLFVRTADQMAVSYQRQGRMYTYPPNLGQEAIGVGVGLVMRDIDWLCPAYRELGAWLAKGATMKDIFLYFSGSEDGCRLEGAPNMLPFSVPISSQNLHAAGIGYALKYQGKPGVVFVFFGDGGTSEGDFHEALNFAGVWKAPVVFVCQNNQYAISCPRSKQTASKTLAIKALAYGIAGIQVDGNDLLAVHAAALAAREHAEAGKGPVLIEALTYRRGAHTTSDDPSRYRTPEEEALWEPKDPIRRLRLHVESLGMWDAGREARAVEQFKREIDARFTEVENQPPYALEDVFRFHYAVMPDELKRQMIETRKFLNWKESRQ, from the coding sequence ATGGATATTCTGGAAACGTTCAACCCCCTCTCGGACCGGATGTTCCGGATCCTGGACGACGAGGGCCGGATCGCCTCGACCGACGCGGACCCCGGCCTTCCACCCGAGGCCCGGGCGGCGGCGCTGGAGAAGATGCTCTTCGTCCGCACCGCCGACCAGATGGCCGTGTCCTACCAGCGCCAGGGCCGGATGTACACCTACCCGCCCAACCTCGGCCAGGAAGCCATCGGGGTGGGCGTCGGCCTGGTGATGCGGGACATCGACTGGCTCTGCCCCGCCTACCGCGAGCTGGGCGCCTGGCTGGCCAAGGGCGCCACGATGAAGGACATCTTCCTCTACTTCAGCGGCAGCGAGGACGGCTGCCGGCTGGAGGGCGCCCCCAACATGCTCCCCTTCTCGGTCCCCATCTCGTCCCAGAACCTCCACGCCGCGGGGATCGGCTACGCCCTCAAGTACCAGGGGAAACCCGGCGTGGTCTTCGTCTTTTTCGGGGACGGGGGCACCTCCGAGGGCGACTTCCACGAGGCCCTCAACTTCGCCGGGGTGTGGAAGGCCCCCGTGGTCTTCGTCTGCCAGAACAACCAGTACGCCATCTCCTGCCCGCGGTCGAAGCAGACGGCCTCGAAGACCCTCGCCATCAAGGCCCTCGCCTATGGCATCGCCGGCATCCAGGTGGACGGCAACGACCTCCTCGCCGTGCACGCCGCGGCCCTGGCCGCCCGGGAGCACGCCGAGGCGGGGAAGGGGCCGGTCCTCATCGAGGCGCTGACCTACCGGCGGGGCGCCCACACCACCTCCGACGACCCCTCCCGCTACCGGACCCCGGAGGAGGAGGCCCTGTGGGAACCGAAGGACCCCATCCGGCGCCTGCGCCTCCACGTGGAGTCCCTGGGCATGTGGGACGCGGGCCGGGAAGCCCGCGCCGTGGAGCAGTTCAAGCGGGAGATCGACGCCCGCTTCACGGAGGTGGAGAACCAGCCGCCCTACGCCCTGGAGGACGTCTTCCGCTTCCATTACGCCGTCATGCCGGACGAGCTGAAGCGCCAGATGATCGAAACCCGCAAGTTCCTCAACTGGAAGGAGTCGCGACAATGA
- a CDS encoding tetratricopeptide repeat protein — MQNGNRFGRTVVWVLLLAGAGVSVAGETPEPLVRSPLAVIDTVKADGLAARAGVKAGDRVVAINGVAATRLEEVLGYRLAWEKGRDTRFGLKRGEETLTVLLPQGDWECDFRADLSEEGLRRFYAARGELKKAQTREEGRKAWEALAEEARQAGFPEAAFWLGTELGKAHFYAHRWKELKEVLERCGREAPGTSYWACVSAIFLGRALMMGGDLEGAARTFAQAGEALTDEASEPLRVVLMGWVFQFEYDRGRLPEARQLAEKLLADRGRLAPDSLLLANSFQDLGMVVYAQGDLAAAKAYFLKSLALKERLAPDSTALAMNLNNLGAVAAEMGDPVAAKEYFSRALAIHEQRTPNSILSAKALQNLAILDTLLGDFALARERFEKALSIRQRVLPDSLDLAQALANFAILLVEQGDLPLAKEYYRKSLAIRERLAPESLDVAHCLAAMSHVYRRQGDLKSAKACCTRALAIQERLAPKSLTLASCLLDLSFVVKEQGDLASASELQARALAIQESVAPGGMAVAASLDSLGNTARKQGDLAMAREYYLKALAIRERLAPNGLEAAYILNNLGSLAIDRGDLASARDFHLKSLAVKERLVPDTLDVAESLNSLGAIGSAQGDLASARELYLKALALKQRHAPDSLDEALTLDGLGNVLRKQGDLGAARENLRKAVAIQERLAPGSRALAESLRDLARTEKAAGALSLSAELQARAVEVLEAQRAQVGGESAKTAFSAVTGEFYTDLIAALLDTQRPQTALETLERSRARTLLEMVSSRYVDLGGEIPAALLERQRELTGRRRYLSDKLAQAGEKTDPKRVEGWRAELLMLPQKEDALAEEIRKASPRLAALQYPKPLDYNAMRDALLPGDLLVAYAVGETESYLFTLRKPRGKATGDELRGVRLKLGRKELGNRVMIYREAVSQPDTDSEEWRAASRELFSLLLGPVAGEIAGCERILLLPDGPLHLLPFSTLIPGKTPARGKARLDPSRPLGLQRPLSVQASLTVYAGLRSGAGGGSPSKGLNWAGLGDPVYPDPGKPGDTPGELAALKTRGFQLGPLPGTRQEIEDVARLFGGRARVHLGPDATKAQALGLPRETRFVHFACHGLLDPDFPMNSALALSPSPGKPADAEGTANDGLLQAWEIIQNLRLESDCVVLSACETGVGKVCGGEGILGLTRAFLYAGSRSVVVSLWPISDASTAHFMQIFYREILAGVPRDDALRRAQADLAAQGDFAHPFHWAAFVLVGAGD, encoded by the coding sequence ATGCAAAATGGCAATCGCTTCGGTCGAACGGTGGTTTGGGTTCTTCTCCTGGCCGGGGCCGGGGTGAGCGTCGCCGGGGAAACGCCGGAGCCGCTCGTGCGGTCCCCGCTCGCGGTGATCGACACGGTCAAGGCGGACGGCCTGGCCGCCCGGGCGGGGGTCAAGGCCGGCGACCGGGTGGTCGCGATCAACGGCGTGGCGGCGACCCGGCTGGAGGAGGTCCTCGGCTACCGCCTCGCCTGGGAGAAGGGGCGCGACACCCGGTTCGGCCTGAAGCGCGGGGAGGAGACGCTCACGGTCCTCCTGCCCCAGGGGGACTGGGAGTGCGATTTCCGGGCCGACCTTTCCGAGGAGGGCCTGCGACGCTTTTATGCCGCCCGCGGGGAGCTGAAGAAGGCCCAGACCCGTGAGGAGGGCCGGAAAGCCTGGGAGGCGCTGGCGGAGGAGGCCCGGCAGGCCGGCTTCCCGGAAGCGGCCTTCTGGCTGGGGACCGAGCTGGGGAAGGCCCACTTCTACGCCCACCGCTGGAAGGAGTTGAAGGAAGTCCTGGAGCGATGCGGGCGGGAAGCCCCCGGGACGAGCTACTGGGCCTGCGTTTCCGCGATTTTCCTCGGCCGCGCGCTCATGATGGGCGGCGACCTCGAGGGCGCCGCCCGGACCTTCGCCCAGGCCGGGGAGGCGTTGACGGACGAGGCGTCCGAACCCCTCCGGGTCGTCCTCATGGGGTGGGTCTTCCAGTTCGAATACGACCGCGGCCGGCTCCCCGAGGCCCGGCAACTGGCCGAGAAGCTCCTGGCCGACCGGGGACGCCTGGCCCCGGACAGCCTCCTGCTGGCCAACAGCTTCCAGGACCTGGGCATGGTGGTCTATGCCCAGGGGGACCTGGCCGCGGCGAAGGCGTACTTTCTCAAGTCGCTGGCCCTCAAGGAACGCCTCGCGCCCGACAGCACGGCCCTGGCCATGAATCTCAACAACCTGGGGGCCGTGGCCGCCGAAATGGGCGACCCGGTCGCCGCGAAGGAGTACTTCAGCCGGGCGCTGGCCATCCACGAGCAACGGACGCCGAACAGCATCCTGTCCGCCAAGGCCCTGCAAAACCTGGCCATCCTGGACACGCTCCTGGGGGACTTCGCCCTGGCCCGGGAGCGCTTCGAAAAGGCCCTGAGCATCCGGCAGCGCGTGCTCCCGGACAGTCTCGACCTGGCCCAGGCCCTGGCCAACTTCGCCATCCTGCTGGTGGAGCAGGGGGACTTGCCCCTGGCGAAGGAATACTATCGGAAGTCCCTGGCCATCCGCGAACGCCTGGCGCCCGAGAGCCTCGACGTGGCCCACTGCCTCGCCGCCATGAGCCACGTGTACCGGAGGCAGGGCGACCTGAAGTCGGCGAAGGCGTGCTGCACCCGGGCGCTGGCCATCCAGGAGCGGCTGGCCCCGAAGAGCCTGACGTTGGCTTCCTGCCTCCTCGACCTGAGCTTTGTGGTTAAAGAGCAGGGCGATCTCGCCTCCGCGAGCGAACTCCAGGCCCGGGCCCTGGCTATCCAGGAGAGCGTGGCGCCGGGCGGCATGGCCGTGGCCGCAAGCCTCGACAGCCTGGGCAACACCGCCCGGAAGCAGGGCGACCTGGCGATGGCCCGGGAGTACTACCTCAAGGCCCTGGCCATCCGGGAGCGCCTGGCACCGAACGGCCTCGAGGCGGCCTACATCCTGAACAACCTGGGCAGCCTGGCCATTGACCGCGGGGACCTGGCGTCCGCCCGGGACTTCCACCTCAAGTCCCTGGCCGTGAAGGAGCGCCTGGTGCCGGACACCCTCGACGTGGCCGAGAGCCTGAACTCGCTGGGGGCCATCGGGTCCGCGCAGGGGGACCTGGCGTCCGCCCGGGAACTCTACCTCAAGGCGCTGGCCCTCAAGCAACGCCACGCGCCGGACAGCCTCGACGAGGCCCTCACCCTCGACGGCCTGGGCAACGTGCTCCGGAAGCAGGGCGACCTCGGCGCCGCGCGGGAGAACCTCCGCAAGGCCGTGGCCATCCAGGAGCGCCTGGCGCCGGGCAGCCGCGCCCTGGCCGAGAGCCTGCGGGACCTGGCCCGGACGGAGAAGGCCGCGGGGGCCCTCTCGCTGTCGGCCGAACTCCAGGCCCGGGCCGTGGAGGTCCTGGAGGCCCAGCGCGCCCAGGTGGGCGGCGAGTCGGCGAAGACCGCCTTTTCCGCCGTCACCGGGGAGTTCTACACGGACCTGATCGCGGCCCTCCTGGACACGCAGCGGCCGCAAACCGCCCTGGAGACCCTCGAGCGCTCGCGGGCGCGGACCCTGCTGGAGATGGTCTCCTCGCGCTACGTCGACCTCGGGGGGGAGATCCCGGCGGCGCTCCTGGAGCGGCAGCGGGAGTTGACGGGCCGGCGGCGTTACCTGTCCGACAAGCTCGCCCAGGCCGGGGAGAAAACGGACCCGAAGCGGGTCGAGGGCTGGCGGGCGGAACTGCTGATGCTGCCGCAGAAGGAGGACGCCCTGGCCGAGGAGATCCGCAAGGCCTCCCCGCGCCTGGCGGCCCTTCAGTACCCGAAGCCCCTGGACTACAACGCCATGCGGGATGCCTTGCTGCCCGGTGACCTCCTGGTCGCCTACGCCGTGGGGGAGACGGAGAGCTACCTCTTCACGCTGCGGAAACCCCGGGGGAAGGCAACGGGCGACGAACTGCGGGGCGTCCGGCTGAAGCTGGGGCGGAAGGAACTGGGGAACCGGGTCATGATCTACCGGGAGGCGGTGAGCCAGCCGGATACGGACTCCGAGGAGTGGCGGGCGGCGTCCCGGGAGCTGTTTTCCCTCCTGCTGGGGCCCGTCGCCGGTGAAATCGCCGGGTGTGAGCGGATCCTGCTGCTGCCGGACGGCCCGCTCCACCTGCTGCCGTTCTCCACGCTGATCCCGGGGAAGACCCCGGCCCGGGGCAAGGCCCGCCTGGACCCCTCCCGGCCGCTGGGGCTCCAGCGCCCCCTCTCCGTGCAGGCGTCCCTGACGGTCTACGCCGGCCTGCGGTCCGGCGCCGGTGGCGGGTCCCCGTCCAAAGGGCTGAACTGGGCCGGCCTCGGCGACCCGGTGTATCCCGACCCGGGAAAACCCGGCGACACCCCGGGTGAACTGGCCGCCCTGAAGACCCGGGGTTTCCAGTTGGGCCCCCTTCCCGGGACGCGGCAGGAGATCGAGGACGTCGCCCGCCTGTTCGGCGGCCGGGCCCGGGTCCACCTTGGGCCGGACGCCACGAAAGCGCAGGCCCTGGGCCTGCCCCGGGAGACGCGGTTCGTGCACTTCGCCTGCCACGGCCTGCTGGACCCGGACTTCCCCATGAACTCGGCCCTGGCCCTGAGCCCCTCGCCGGGGAAGCCGGCCGACGCGGAAGGGACCGCGAACGATGGCTTGCTCCAGGCCTGGGAGATCATCCAGAACCTCCGGCTCGAGAGCGACTGCGTCGTGCTGTCGGCCTGCGAGACGGGGGTGGGGAAGGTCTGCGGCGGGGAAGGCATCCTGGGCCTCACGCGGGCTTTCCTGTATGCCGGCTCCCGAAGCGTCGTCGTCTCCCTGTGGCCGATCTCGGACGCGTCCACCGCGCACTTCATGCAGATCTTCTACCGGGAAATCCTCGCCGGCGTGCCCCGGGACGACGCGCTCCGGCGGGCCCAGGCGGACCTGGCCGCGCAGGGGGACTTCGCCCACCCCTTCCACTGGGCGGCCTTCGTCCTGGTCGGGGCCGGGGATTAA
- a CDS encoding DUF4375 domain-containing protein: protein MEKPAIEHLMCSRVREAAERAAEACILEINAAGHDFRRDPDALFGWREETTGRRLSVTCALGVSVQTAEEMFRPPDPDVEAFIALAEAGTDREATLLNRLEGDVANGGFLQLYENQGLGVIREGIGLLGRLGARSTSRLFREALELFENREGTLKGYEDLRKELHRLDRRFNRLKENLPVLFLRMRRPMGT, encoded by the coding sequence GTGGAAAAACCCGCCATCGAGCACCTGATGTGCTCCCGGGTCCGGGAGGCCGCCGAACGGGCCGCGGAAGCCTGCATCCTCGAGATCAACGCCGCCGGCCACGACTTTCGCCGCGACCCCGACGCCCTCTTCGGTTGGCGGGAGGAAACGACCGGCCGCAGGCTTTCCGTCACCTGTGCCCTCGGCGTATCCGTGCAAACCGCCGAAGAGATGTTCCGGCCCCCGGACCCCGACGTGGAGGCGTTCATCGCCTTGGCCGAAGCCGGAACCGACCGGGAGGCCACCCTCCTCAACCGCCTCGAGGGGGACGTCGCCAACGGCGGTTTTCTCCAGCTTTACGAGAACCAGGGTCTTGGCGTCATCCGGGAAGGGATCGGCCTGCTCGGGCGCCTCGGGGCCCGGTCCACCAGCCGCCTCTTCCGGGAGGCCCTGGAGCTTTTTGAAAACCGCGAGGGGACCCTGAAGGGATACGAGGACCTCCGGAAGGAACTCCACCGCCTCGACCGCCGCTTCAACCGCCTGAAGGAGAACCTCCCCGTCCTCTTCCTCCGGATGCGCCGGCCGATGGGGACGTGA
- a CDS encoding type IIA DNA topoisomerase subunit B: MTEFAYTEESIITLEWKEHIRKRPGMYIGKLGDGTSPDDGIYVLVKEVIDNAIDEYMMGFGKKIVVTVADRSVRVRDFGRGVPLGKVVEVASRMNTGAKYDSKVFKKCVGLNGVGIKAVNALSTEFAIRAFREGQVKAAEFVRGELVREHDLQPSGEPTGTEIVFEPDPELFGHYHFLAEYIEAQVQNYAHLNAGLVIQLNGRRFQSKNGLLDLLTANMGAPGLYPVIHLKGDDIEIALTHGTQYGEEYYTFVNGQYTTQGGTHLQAFREAIVKTLRDFYKKDFDIADIRTSTIAALALKIEEPVFESQTKTKLGSKDMGPEGPTVRNFVGDFLKTELDNFLHRNPDTAEALLKKIQESERERRSLAGIKKLARERARQASLHNRKLRDCKVHFDSNHEDRMATTLFITEGDSASGSITTARDVSTQAVFSLKGKPLNTYGMDRKVVYQNEEFNLLQAALNIEESLDDLRYNNIVIATDADVDGMHIRLLLITFFLNFFPELVKRGHLHILQTPLFRVRNKKRTLYCYSEEEKRAAVEACGPNPEITRFKGLGEISPEEFKHFIGAAMRLEPVVLRKDDAVARMLDFYMGKNTPERQVFIIDNLKVEEDRVEADGTDVKPLEETA, translated from the coding sequence ATGACGGAGTTCGCATACACCGAGGAAAGCATCATCACCCTGGAGTGGAAGGAGCACATCCGCAAGCGGCCGGGGATGTACATCGGCAAGCTGGGCGACGGCACCTCCCCCGACGACGGCATCTACGTCCTGGTCAAGGAAGTGATCGACAACGCCATCGACGAGTACATGATGGGGTTCGGCAAGAAGATCGTGGTGACGGTGGCCGACCGCTCGGTGCGGGTGCGGGACTTCGGCCGGGGCGTGCCGCTGGGCAAGGTGGTGGAGGTGGCCTCCCGGATGAACACCGGCGCCAAGTACGACTCCAAGGTCTTCAAGAAGTGCGTCGGGCTCAACGGCGTGGGCATCAAGGCGGTGAACGCGCTCTCCACCGAGTTCGCGATCCGGGCCTTCCGGGAGGGGCAGGTCAAGGCGGCGGAGTTTGTGCGGGGCGAGCTGGTCCGGGAGCACGACCTTCAGCCCTCCGGGGAGCCGACGGGGACGGAGATCGTCTTCGAGCCCGACCCCGAACTCTTCGGGCACTACCACTTCCTGGCGGAGTACATCGAGGCCCAGGTCCAGAACTACGCCCACCTCAACGCCGGGCTGGTCATCCAGCTGAACGGCCGGCGGTTCCAGTCGAAGAACGGGCTGCTGGACCTGCTGACGGCCAACATGGGCGCCCCCGGCCTCTACCCCGTCATCCACCTGAAGGGAGACGACATCGAGATCGCCCTGACCCACGGCACCCAGTACGGCGAGGAGTACTACACCTTCGTGAACGGCCAGTACACCACCCAGGGCGGCACCCACCTGCAGGCCTTCCGGGAGGCGATCGTGAAGACGCTCCGCGACTTCTACAAGAAGGATTTCGACATCGCCGACATCCGGACCTCCACCATCGCCGCCCTTGCCCTCAAGATCGAGGAGCCGGTCTTCGAGTCCCAGACCAAGACCAAGCTGGGGTCGAAGGACATGGGCCCGGAGGGGCCGACGGTGCGCAACTTCGTCGGCGACTTCCTCAAGACCGAGCTGGACAACTTCCTCCACCGCAACCCCGACACCGCCGAGGCGCTGCTGAAGAAGATCCAGGAGTCGGAGCGGGAGCGCCGGAGCCTGGCGGGCATCAAGAAGCTGGCGCGGGAGCGGGCCCGACAGGCCAGCCTGCACAACCGGAAGCTGCGGGACTGCAAGGTCCACTTCGACTCCAACCACGAGGACCGCATGGCCACCACCCTCTTCATCACCGAGGGCGACTCGGCCAGCGGCTCCATCACCACGGCGCGGGACGTGAGCACCCAGGCCGTCTTCAGCCTCAAGGGCAAGCCGCTGAACACCTACGGCATGGACCGGAAGGTGGTCTACCAGAACGAGGAGTTCAACCTCCTCCAGGCGGCGCTCAACATCGAGGAGAGCCTGGACGACCTGCGCTACAACAACATCGTCATCGCCACCGACGCGGACGTGGACGGCATGCACATCCGCCTGCTGCTCATCACCTTCTTCCTCAACTTCTTCCCCGAACTGGTGAAGCGCGGCCACCTGCACATCCTCCAAACGCCCCTCTTCCGGGTCCGGAACAAGAAGCGGACCCTCTACTGCTACTCGGAGGAGGAGAAGCGCGCCGCCGTGGAAGCCTGCGGCCCCAACCCCGAGATCACCCGGTTCAAGGGCCTGGGGGAGATCTCCCCCGAGGAGTTCAAGCACTTCATCGGCGCCGCCATGCGGCTGGAGCCGGTGGTGCTGCGCAAGGACGACGCCGTCGCCCGGATGCTGGACTTCTACATGGGGAAGAACACCCCGGAGCGCCAGGTCTTCATCATCGACAACCTGAAGGTGGAGGAAGACCGGGTCGAGGCGGACGGCACGGATGTCAAACCCCTGGAAGAGACGGCGTAA
- a CDS encoding 2-oxo acid dehydrogenase subunit E2: MRYIFKFPDIGEGIHEGKILQWYVEKGQSIQSGDPVVQMETDKVVADIPSPKTGVISARFGKVGEIIHVEDPLVEIDLPGVEGEEAQAVAHEPPPPRTTVAEPGYGVVGTIEVAGDNAYLPVSDEGVGAPEPEEAPARPARKVTATPTARAMARELGVDLGRVAGTGPGGRVLKEDVQAHHRDLGASRRPAPAAAAAPEAPRVEAEPLSQIRKAIARNMSLSKHNAAHMTLLDEVEVDELVALRERLKAEALSRGVKLTYMAFILRAVTEALKRHRSFNAELDLEGGRVVYKKYYNLGVAVDAEEGLVVPVIRDTDRLSITELALRVAEVGEKARQRKLTLDDFRDGTFTVTNFGALGGWLGVPVINYPQAAILGVGRLEQKARVRGGAVVPGWVLPLSLSVDHRLIDGGEAVRFLVDVMATLREPVRLLLA; the protein is encoded by the coding sequence ATGCGATACATCTTCAAGTTCCCGGACATCGGCGAGGGGATCCACGAGGGGAAGATCCTCCAGTGGTACGTGGAGAAGGGGCAGTCCATCCAGTCCGGCGACCCCGTGGTCCAGATGGAGACGGACAAGGTGGTGGCCGACATCCCCTCGCCGAAGACGGGGGTGATCTCGGCCCGGTTCGGGAAGGTGGGCGAGATCATCCACGTGGAGGACCCCCTGGTGGAGATCGACCTCCCGGGCGTGGAGGGCGAGGAGGCCCAGGCCGTCGCCCACGAGCCACCGCCCCCGCGCACCACGGTGGCGGAGCCCGGCTACGGCGTGGTGGGGACCATTGAGGTGGCCGGCGACAACGCCTACCTGCCGGTCTCCGACGAGGGCGTCGGGGCCCCGGAACCGGAGGAAGCGCCCGCGCGGCCCGCCCGCAAGGTCACGGCCACCCCCACCGCCCGCGCCATGGCCCGGGAACTCGGGGTGGACCTCGGCCGGGTTGCCGGGACGGGCCCCGGCGGGCGGGTCCTCAAGGAGGACGTCCAGGCCCACCACCGCGACCTCGGGGCCTCCAGGCGCCCCGCCCCCGCGGCGGCCGCCGCGCCTGAGGCGCCGCGCGTGGAGGCGGAACCGCTGTCCCAGATCCGTAAGGCCATCGCCCGCAACATGAGCCTCTCCAAGCACAACGCCGCCCACATGACCCTCCTGGACGAGGTGGAGGTGGACGAGCTGGTGGCGCTGCGGGAGCGCTTGAAGGCCGAGGCGCTCTCGCGGGGCGTGAAACTGACATACATGGCCTTCATCCTCAGGGCGGTGACGGAGGCCCTCAAACGGCACCGGTCCTTCAACGCGGAACTGGACCTGGAGGGCGGCCGGGTGGTGTACAAGAAGTACTACAATCTGGGGGTCGCCGTGGATGCCGAGGAGGGACTGGTGGTGCCCGTGATCCGCGACACCGACAGGCTGTCGATCACGGAGCTGGCACTCCGGGTGGCCGAGGTCGGGGAGAAGGCCCGGCAGCGCAAGCTCACCCTCGACGACTTCCGGGACGGGACCTTCACCGTCACCAACTTCGGGGCGTTGGGGGGATGGCTCGGCGTGCCCGTCATCAACTACCCCCAGGCGGCCATCCTGGGCGTGGGGCGGCTGGAACAAAAGGCGCGGGTCCGCGGCGGGGCGGTCGTCCCTGGCTGGGTGCTGCCCCTCTCCCTCTCGGTGGACCACCGGCTCATCGACGGCGGGGAGGCGGTCCGCTTCCTGGTGGACGTGATGGCGACCCTGCGCGAGCCGGTCCGGCTGCTGCTGGCGTAA